DNA sequence from the Thamnophis elegans isolate rThaEle1 chromosome 4, rThaEle1.pri, whole genome shotgun sequence genome:
GTCTGCCACAACAGCGCAGCCGGCCAATACATTTAACACAGCTACCGGCCTACTAGACTCTGGAAGCGAGGATTCGGATTTTGAGAACTCTGAGGAGGACATTAACCGCCTTCACGAGGCGAACAAAAAGAGCGTCCCGCAGAGGAAGGACAACCCTAGATCTGCATGTGTTGGGTGCGGAGGCAACCACGAGAGAGCTGAGTGCAGATTtaggcaagccctctgccagcgatgtGGCAGGAAGGGCCACATCGCTCGGGTGTGCCGAGCCGCGCAGCCCAtgtcctcctctgaattccaaacCGATCGGTCCCGACAACCGAGGAACCGGACGAATGGCCCTAAGAAGGCCAGGATGGACTGCCACGCCATCCTCCGAAATTCTACCCAGGATCTCTCCTGCCACCAGATCCAGAAAAAGATACAGCTAACTGTTACGGTGGAAGGGAAGCCCTGCGAGATGGAGTTAGACACCGGATCCGCAACCTCCATCGTTTCCTGGAGCACGATTAAGCGCCTGTTGCCACAGCTGTCAAAACGCCAATTACAAGACTGTAGTCTTACGTTACgggactatcagggcaacctgattccAGTAATTGGCACCCGCAAGGTCAGAGTGCAGTTCAAGGGGTTCGACGGCCGGTTACCCCTCATCATAGTTGAAGGGCGGCTGCCCAGCCTTCTCGGCCTCGACTGGTTCCAGTCCCTCGGCCTGCAGATCAGCAGTATCCACCATCTAAGCGAGTCAGCCCTTGATTGCCTAGTAGCCGAATTCCCTGCGGTGTTTGATGGCTCACTAGGCAAATACACTGGCACACCCGTGTCTTTTAACCTCGACCCGTCAGTACAGCCGGTGCGAATGAAGCCTCGCCGAGTACCCATCGCACTCAAACCAAAAGTGGACGCCGAGTTGGACAGGCTGGTGGCTCAAGGCGTCTTGGAGCCAGTGGACCATGCCCGGTGGGAAACACCCATTGTGTTACCCATCAAGCCAGATGGCAGCGTAAGGATTTGCGCTGACTACCGCTGCTCGATCAACCGTGCCTTGCCTTCCAACGCGTACCCGGTGCCAGTGGTCCAGCATTTACTGCACACCTGGGCGAGGGGACTGTTTTCGCGAAGCTCGACCTCGCCCGAGCCTATCAACAGCTGGTGGTGGACGATGAAGCAGCGGAAGCACAGACAATTATCACACACCGGGGCGCTTTCCTTTGCTGCAGATTGCAGTTTGGGGTCAGCATTGCCCCAGGACTGTTCCAGATTttgatggagcggttgctccaaggactccgaggcgtcgtcccctattttgacgacatCCTCGTGTCAGCCACCTCCATGGACGAACTCATGGCCCGTTTGCGCTTGGTTCTCCAACGTTTCCAACaagtggggctgaaggtcaagAGAGACAAGTGCCAGGTTGCGGTATCCCAGATAGAATTCCTTGGCTTCCTTATCGATGACAGGGGCATCCACCCCACGGCTGCCAAAACCAAAGCCATCGTGGAGGCCCCTGCTCCCACTAACAGAGCTGaattacaggcctttttaggcctCCTCAATTTTTACGCTGTCTTCCTTCCCCACAAGGCAACGGTAGCTGAGCCACTTCATCGCCTCCTAGACTCAGGTGCCCCCTGGGTTTGGGGCCGCCGAGAGGCCTCCGCTTTCCTAGCTGTCAAACACCTGCTCATCTCTAACGATGTCCTAGTGCAGTACAGCGAACACTTGCCCCTCGTGCTCGCTTGTGATGCTTCACCCTATGGGGTGGGCGCCGTTCTCTGTCACCAGCTACCCAGTGGGGCAGAGGTGCCAGTCGCCTATTTTTCCCGCACGCTCTCTGCCTCTGAACGCAACTACGCGCAAATTGACAAAGAGGCTCTTGCCATTGTGGCCGGGGTGCACCGTTTCCATCACTATTTGTACGGCCGCCCATTCCAAATTGTCACCGATCACAAGCCCCTACTCGGGTTGCTGGCCGGAGATCGCCCTGCCCCTCAGGTCCTATCTCCACGCATGACTCGTTGGTTTGTGTTCCTGGCTGCCTACGACCATCAGTTGCACCACCGACCAGGGAAGCAGATTGCTCATGCCGacgccctcagccgttgccccctGCCAGAAGCTGCTGAAGACCCTGCTGCTGTGGCACCGGTATTCCTTATAGACGACCTCAACCTTCCACTCTCTGCCGCCGACATCACCCGGCTGTCCGCAAGGGATCAGGTAATATCCCGGGTGCTAGATTGGGTTAGGCGAGGGTGGCCGAAAGACCCCGTGGACCCCGTTTTCCTTCCCTTCAAATCACGCCTGGCGGAGTTATCCGTCCAGCGCGGCTGCTTACTGTGGGGCCATAGGGTAGTCGTACcagcctcactgaggactaccgtcCTGCGGCAGCTGCATCACGCTCACCCCGGAATAGTCCGGATGAAGGCCCTAGGTAGGAGCTACGTCTGGTGGCCCAAGCTTGACCAAGACATAGCCGATCATGTCGCCGGCTGCCCGCAATGCCAGTGCGCCCAGGCACTGCCGCCTAAAGCCGAGCCGCGAACGTGGGAGCCGCCATCCACTCCCTGGTCCCGGATCCACGTTGACTTTGCAGGCCCCATTCACGGCCGCATGCTATTCATTGCTGTGGACGCCTTCTCGAAATGGGTCGAGGTCGTCCACAtgtcctccaccacagcagaggcGCTAATCGCGACCCTGCGCCACCTATTTACCACCCATGGCCTACCTGACATGTTAGTGTCCGACAACGGGCCTCAACTGACAGCTACCAAGTTTGAGGCATTTCTCGCTTCCCAGGGCATCCGACATGCCCTCACCTCCCCTTTCCACCCCTCTAGCAATGGCTTGGCGGAGCGCGCTGTGCGCTCCGTCAAGGAAGCTCTATCCAAAATGGACCACCTTCCTTGGCAGGAACGCATTGATGCCTTCTTGTTAGCCCAGCACTCCACTCCCTCGCCAGAGTCCAATACGAGCCCAGCCGAGCGTCTCATGGGACGGCGGTTGCGTACAACCCTGGACCGTTTGCACCCTGCCTATTCCACTCCAACACCCTTGGATTCCCAGGGCGGGTCCCGCTCCTTCGGCCAGGGGCAGGCAGTGTATGCCCGGAATTATGGAGGGcatcccttgtggctaccggGCGTAATAACTGACCAGACCgggccctgctcctacagggtcaggctccTCGACGGCAGAGCCTGGAAACGCCACTGCGACCAGTTGCGGAGCAGGCACCAACCAACAACAAGCCAGCAGCCGTCAACTGACCTGCCAACTCTGACAACTCCGACGAACGACGCAGGGCCCAGAAACGAGGAGGCCAACAGAGGACAAGCAGCCGGAGCCCCAAACCGAAGCGGCAACTTACTTGGTGGGCCAGCACCGTCCTGCGCTCTTCGACGGCCCGGGCGATCTCCGTCCTCCAATGCAGAGTCCTCGGGCAAACAACCAGAGCCTCCAAGCGGTGCAGAAGGGCCTAGGACATCCAGCCGCATCAGGCGGCGTCCAGcatacttacaagactacgccTGCGCAAACTTAGGGGGGAGGAGTGTTGTATTCTGAACATGCGCTGACtaagagtttaagcgggaagcactcgacagctgattggctgatcgtttgaccgctcctgtataaatagggagctgtccaaacgagcagcgcgcattcctatctaagccggttctgaactgttagcttgtactttaagggaataaacttgttagcctttattcctgtctccgcctcagttcttctggctacccacaggtccttggtacacaccaaGATTAAACTTAATTGACTTGCACCAAACATATTTTTCATCATCAGACCTTCTTAGATATTAAAATCTGAACGTGACCGAAACTTCATAAGTATTATAAAGCTATTTTGAGTTCAACTGAAGCCACAGATTCAGCTAATTCAGCTTCAGCTGGTTCTATGCATACTGTCAGCCCTGGAGCCATTTTCCCTTGGCGTCTTCAAGGTTGCCACAGCAGTGGCTGAGTGCGGTAGAGATAACAAGGGTTTTGTAaccataataaaattatttcccctgggaatcaggggtgggtttctgtcagttctaacctcttctatagaagaggttccacaaatctacagtgctatttagaaccggttccagctccttccccccgcccgtctgcacatcatcaaaatgaagagcgagaggaggaattatgggagttgaagtccacaaatcttaaagctgtcaagtttgaacacccctgggggtttttgttctaaagggtgaggggtgcaagagtcttgtaacttgagagctttaagacttgtgtgcttcaaatgccagagtttctgagccaatattttggttgctaagtaagagcattgttaagtgagtttcaccgcattttacaagttggccacgcccacccggtcacatgattgccaggccactcccacttggttgcatggttggcaagccactcccacccagtcacatggccagcaagtcactcccacaaagtaggccacacctacagaagaggttctaaaaagttttgaaacccaccactgctgggaacCCATGAACATTTCGCCAGGTCTTGGGCAGGCGTGAGCAGAAACCAATTGGAGTTGGGACAGTGACCGGATTTGACCATGTGATCAACCGGATGGACATGTGGATTGGGGGAAAAGAACTTTGACtttaatttgggtgggggaaatgcAATGCTTTCACAATTGGGTTTTccccagatatgccaatatgacatccctAATAAATTTATACTTTGGGGAACATGCCTGCCCTGGAGTTTTGATTCTGTtagggatgttacttggaaccctgatacaaACTTTTTTTCAATCTTATACTCTATTTGTTTGCAGACTTGAGGAGTGTTTCTGTAGATTATAGTTAGAATCATATGACAACATTCATTATATGTTTAATATCCATAAACcaagttaaataaaataaactgaagcTTCTTATGACTTACCTATTCCTGTAGAATATTCTATAATACAGTGTCTCATTGtaacaacttttttaaaatactagaattacaattaaaatattttaaaaattggtcaaaggtttttttttttgtatgtgtgtgctttcaagtcagtgttgattcttGAGACAAATTCCTGTAGTATTCTtagaaagatttcagaagtggtttgtatTGCCTGGTTTCCATGATGTACAGCAATTAGATCAA
Encoded proteins:
- the LOC116507748 gene encoding LOW QUALITY PROTEIN: uncharacterized protein K02A2.6-like (The sequence of the model RefSeq protein was modified relative to this genomic sequence to represent the inferred CDS: inserted 1 base in 1 codon) — its product is MAAASLATIAKSRSATTAQPANTFNTATGLLDSGSEDSDFENSEEDINRLHEANKKSVPQRKDNPRSACVGCGGNHERAECRFRQALCQRCGRKGHIARVCRAAQPMSSSEFQTDRSRQPRNRTNGPKKARMDCHAILRNSTQDLSCHQIQKKIQLTVTVEGKPCEMELDTGSATSIVSWSTIKRLLPQLSKRQLQDCSLTLRDYQGNLIPVIGTRKVRVQFKGFDGRLPLIIVEGRLPSLLGLDWFQSLGLQISSIHHLSESALDCLVAEFPAVFDGSLGKYTGTPVSFNLDPSVQPVRMKPRRVPIALKPKVDAELDRLVAQGVLEPVDHARWETPIVLPIKPDGSVRICADYRCSINRALPSNAYPVPVVQHLXAHLGEGTVFAKLDLARAYQQLVVDDEAAEAQTIITHRGAFLCCRLQFGVSIAPGLFQILMERLLQGLRGVVPYFDDILVSATSMDELMARLRLVLQRFQQVGLKVKRDKCQVAVSQIEFLGFLIDDRGIHPTAAKTKAIVEAPAPTNRAELQAFLGLLNFYAVFLPHKATVAEPLHRLLDSGAPWVWGRREASAFLAVKHLLISNDVLVQYSEHLPLVLACDASPYGVGAVLCHQLPSGAEVPVAYFSRTLSASERNYAQIDKEALAIVAGVHRFHHYLYGRPFQIVTDHKPLLGLLAGDRPAPQVLSPRMTRWFVFLAAYDHQLHHRPGKQIAHADALSRCPLPEAAEDPAAVAPVFLIDDLNLPLSAADITRLSARDQVISRVLDWVRRGWPKDPVDPVFLPFKSRLAELSVQRGCLLWGHRVVVPASLRTTVLRQLHHAHPGIVRMKALGRSYVWWPKLDQDIADHVAGCPQCQCAQALPPKAEPRTWEPPSTPWSRIHVDFAGPIHGRMLFIAVDAFSKWVEVVHMSSTTAEALIATLRHLFTTHGLPDMLVSDNGPQLTATKFEAFLASQGIRHALTSPFHPSSNGLAERAVRSVKEALSKMDHLPWQERIDAFLLAQHSTPSPESNTSPAERLMGRRLRTTLDRLHPAYSTPTPLDSQGGSRSFGQGQAVYARNYGGHPLWLPGVITDQTGPCSYRVRLLDGRAWKRHCDQLRSRHQPTTSQQPSTDLPTLTTPTNDAGPRNEEANRGQAAGAPNRSGNLLGGPAPSCALRRPGRSPSSNAESSGKQPEPPSGAEGPRTSSRIRRRPAYLQDYACANLGGRSVVF